ttatttaaattcatttatttcagatttaaaagtaataaaaatagcTTATATCACTTTGCGTCGTAAAAAACCTAACCAATAGTATTTAAGGGTTATATTTATCTATTATCTtaatttgaaatagttatttgtgactgaaaaagaaaacgatgcaaagtttttatttaaagatttattaataGTTCAAGCAGCACATAATACAACATAacaatatattacattatataatacatgaacaaatataaataatCCATTCACATTTTCCCTTAATACACGGCAAAAAATGTACGGTAGGAATAccgctatgactagataccggaaagggcccttttcgcaaaaaggacttaacatgatcggaaagggcctgccatatgtttattattggaatttatttaactatttcttcatatttcattatgacataataaaagaaaataaattaagaaaaaaaagttatcaatttgttatttttaaatgaattatagacaaaatactaGTCAGGACATAaagcgcgctgatcggaaagggcttaacatgatcggaaagggcctgtcacatgtttattattggaacttattttattatttcttcacatttcatttaataaatgaaaaaggaaattatttaaaataaaaaaaatatcaatattcgatttttaaatgaattatggacAATATACGgatcatgacataaaccgcgctgatcggaaagggcttaacatgatcggaaagggcttgctatatgtttattattggaaattatttaattattacttcatatttctgttaacaaataaaaaagaaaataatttaaaataaaagatatatcaatactcgaattttaaatgaattatagacagaATACGTTTCATGACATAAACCgtgctgatcggaaagggcttagcatgatcggaaagggcctgctatttgtttattattggaacttaattatttattttttcatatttcatttaacaaataaaaaagaaaataaattatgaattatgaaatagcaatttacgatttttaaattaattatagacaaaatacggatcatgacataaaccgcgctgatcggagaGGACCGGtctttgaatatatgcggcgtaacaaacacgtgcctttgattagtcctgataaggtatgattggattatcacacctattgattacaTCAGTTAATCAGTATAATTGTAAACACATACAAGtgccatgtgacaaataatgtctttatattataaaaatatttttattcacttTGTCTTTTGGACATATAATACCCTTTATgaagtttaattgctttcttcaAACAATGCCGCTAAATGTTTTGGGTATAAAGTCTCCTGATTCTTAGCATACATGTTTCTTAAGCAAAATGGCTAAGGATTATGTGTGTACCGTTTGCACGGAACAGTGTAAGACGAATTGTATATTCTGTGAGGAAAGTGCAGttaatatgataagcttttatttaatttaatacttGTTGTTATTATTGCAAATTGaagaactgaagaaaaaaaacaggtacatttgatagtatttttatttttgcacaagAAATGCTTATAAAGCAGTACACATATATACTTGAACGTATCAATAATAATTCAAGGTTTTACTAAAACAGCGGTGAAtagtagatttaaacattttcattcctcCTTCCTTCTCTCCAGGGTGTACTAAGTCACGATCATAATGTCTCGGGTATCGTAGTCGTTTTCCTGTATCTACATAATCttcctttaaatactttttcagtttttcattaaCAGACTTTCGTATTTTGTTAAAGTCAGTTTTAGTAATTCCAGTCCACTCAGGAAATTTCCCTCTTTCTATGATTGAAGAAACGAAAACTCTTTCCACGCCAATTGCTCTAAGTTCTTCTACTATATCTCTGATGTCTGTAAATATATCAGCGGGCGAACAGTAGTTGACAATATTGTTTCCTCCGATGTTTAAGAAGacatacctgaaatataaaacatatgtatttaaaaatcattatcgtatacgtttatacaaaaaatacgtattcgtagatataaaaaaaaattatattggtATATCTAATCTgtcatgtttttttctaaacGTCGTAGTGAtgcttttattttaacttgtgcGACCTGTGCCGGAATATTTACAAATGACTGGCATAaaacacatgtataattttaaattatgttgggaagaaaagtgtctcataatcGTTCACTTAGTTTGCAAATTTGAGGTGAATCTGGACGGACGGATGTCTGTTTCCATTttgtctgacttccgttaccggATTGCGTCCGACAAATAactgaattctatgatattccaaaggATTAAGAAATGTTCATGACATTCGCTTTTTGTGTAGGGGCAATATAGAGGttatgcatgttatatcattcATTTCTTGGACAAAAATTTGGGTTGCTCTGGCAATTGAAACAGCAAAATACTGTGTATAATCTGAAACCTGAAATATATAATGCAGGTGAATAAGATCCGTGAGACTATCAGTGAAtgaaaaacgataataaaaatggtTTCTATGAATCACAGCGTAAATTACCTAAATAATTAGTTTTTAGCTTTTCCTCATTTCCGATTAAAGTGCATTTaagtgaaacttcatacacatacaCCTGCATAGAAGAACATTCCGCAGGTACTGACGTTAGCTGATGAAATGATATCTTTATTTTACAGTTTGTAAGTGTTAACTGTATTGACAGAGGAATATGTTAATGTAGAATCttaatattttatagttgttagaaaatcaaataaatcgaAAAACACGATTAGAAACAGTAATAGATAACATGCCTAATAGAAAATTGAACAAAAGGTCGAAATGATAATCATATTCCTGTTTAAAATACGATTTGTAAGATTCATCTTAATGAATCGTcagacaaatatatatatcttaatctattctttataatttccaataataaacataaaacaggccctttccgatcatgttaagccctttccgatcagcgcgcttTATGTACTGGCGCGTATATtgacaataattcatttaaaaattataaaagaaatgttattttattcttaggttcttttctttttgatttgataaataaaatatgaagaaagaaagaaataatttccaataataaacatatggcaggccctttccgatcatgttgagccctttccgatcagcgcgttTTATGTACTGGCGCGTATTTTgcctataattcatttaaaagccaaaaattgatattttttttaccgtatgttcttttctttttgttatgataaatgaaatatgaagaaataaataaacaattttcaataataaacatatggcaggccctttccgatcatgctaagccctttccgatcagcacGGTTTATGTCTTGACCTGTATTTTgtccataattcatttaaaaatcgaatatggatatttttttatttcctttttcatttgttaaatgaaatgtgaagaaataataaaataagttccaataataaacataaagcaggccctttccgatcacgttaagccctttccgatcagcgcggtttatgccatgacttgtattttgtctataattcatttaacaataacatattgataacttttttttcttaatttattttcttttatcatgccataatgaaatatgaagaaatagttaaataaattccaataataaacatatggcaggccctttccgatcatgttaggtcctttccgatcaaatatcacggaaagggccctttccggtatctagtcatgccCGTAGGAATACGGTACCATACGGGAAttagaaaaaacaaaatggcgtcaaacgtaaggtttttttgtttttgtttttgttttttttaaagatcatGTCTTTGTTCCGTATTTTAAAGGTAAAGTAATTTATTTCACTAAAGTTTTTATTAAGCTGTGTATGTAATGAtgtgaatattttataattagaAGTTTAGATAGAAATTAAGAGCTTTGTTGAATTAGTGTATGATTCGGATACTCATAATTACCGTCGGCATTAATCAGGTCTAGGagagtggtatatttacagattatctgtaaattgacagatttttcaatatataaatttacagatcaaatatttgaaaactgctaaaatcatatttagaatgaaattaatttacttttggtatgcataaataaaggtcagagttcggtaactttcagtcatttctgttgactttgatttttctgaaaatgccaaaaactcaaaggccacttcgcctaattttCGCCTCCGGGGTAATCCAAATCGCCAAGGTAATCTGTCTGTTTAATTTAAGTTGTAAAATTGGGTGTACACACAGCGTAATACAATAGATGTAAATTATTGATAAATCCGTGGTTAATAACTTCGCCTACTCATCTGTCAAACATCAACCAATCAATATATGTAAGCCtcgtcattttgaaaattttcaactgCCAATAATTTTAAGACTTAAACCTTCTTCAACATGATCTTATGCTTCAGTcgtatgttatttcttgattttattataaattatatcaaaatataccagggcctccgctgtcgatcgccaatgtcgccatttgcgatgATTTTAAGAATCtggcgctaaattttgcgaactggCGAAAATGAGTGGCGCATAGTTTTTTTGGGTCGTTTATGTCTTTTTTCCGTAATGATATAAGCGAGTCAAGAATTGGTTCTcgatacacgtgtttacctaAAGCGCTGGTTGTGAAAaaaatcgataaccagtctagACGGTGTTTGTCAATTCGGATATTGATgttggttgacactttgagaagatgATTGCGTAAGTATGTGTGAAATCATTAATCAGTTACAAAAACATCTGCAAACTCGTATATTTGAAGTGCGCCGAGGATTTGCCTAAATTAACGACAATTACGGCGTACTTTATGAGTTTGGATTTCTACAAAAAGGCCGACATGTATGTTTGTGACATGTAGATGTATGACGAATTTTTAATTAGTACGAAAGATGCATTTAGTTTGTTAATgtttgcaaacattttagataattttataATTCGTCAATTAACTTAAAAGATTTTACCGACGGTTgtgaaaacaaaaaacagaacTGACTTAATTGTTATCCTggctaatttctttaaaatgttcaggCATTTTGGAATGGTATCAGTTGCTATCATGGCTTCTAAAAGACCTTTAGATGAGTGTTCTACTCCACCttcaaaaatagcaaaatttcaaaattctccTATCAGAAAATTTAAAGAGTCTTGGAAAATTGGTAATTCATGGCTAAGATATGATTCTAAAACTAAGGAAATGTTTTGTGACATTTGTATCCAGGCACAAAATTCCAACTCATTCGTTACAGGATGTAATGTGTTGAAGAAGGAGTCTGTTACTAAACATGCGAAAATTAAAGGTAAGCacaataagatttattttattaggTTTATTCTATTTGTCGAGTTTGTTTTGAACTCGAGTCACAAATCTTTTGTCACTTTGTGAGGCATATTTGTTAAAAACTGTCTGTCATATTGTTACAACTCTGTACAGTCTGACAGGATTCGAACCTTGCACAGGACTTATTGTTATTTATACTAAAGTACCagtaaaaagtatgaaataatatttttgtacttaaagATGTTACCGGGCAAATTGAACTTTTTCACATACTTTGTGCAAACACAAGatacatgtaaaaatgtttgCGGCATATATCATTATATGTATTGTGGCTGTATTTCtgcattttaaattgaatttcaAAGAAGATTAAAAAATGGATACATTAGAATTCCACCATATAGtgtgatttaaaagaaatacttttaagttAATAAAATGCAGAAATACACCAGAATTgtatatatttgtcttcatttacAGAACATGACGATGCTGCCAGAGCGGGCAAACTGAGATCTATTATGCAAGTGTGCCGAGAAAACTCACTGGCTAAGAGTGAATTGGCTATAACAACAGCAATGAAAAATGTATACTTCGCTGCAGAAGAAAACCTTCCAAACTGTATGGTTCCGAAGCTGAACAAGTTCTTGTTGTATCAAGTAAGTTTGTAtgaaatataattgtaatatgGGAAAGATGAcatcttattttttcatattaaaatgtaaacCTTACAATAGGCATTTAGTATGATTTTAAATATGTGTAAGATATTAAacatcatgatcagactaaaattttaaaaatgcaaaggTGTGTACCTACAGCTAGTAGGGATGCAAATCTTCCTTACACAGTTACACATCAGCCttaaatacaaatttgaaatgcacaaaacaaataaatgctaCATCTGTGTGCACCTTAGTTTAAATAGTTCTTGTTCAGATATACATAAAATGATACATCATATGCTCTACAGATAACATAAGGATTAGGAGAACAAGCAGTGTGTCCTTCTCCTATGTGCACTTTAGATTATATTTAACACAGTTGTTAATCAAAATACAAGCTACTAGTGCTGCTTTTCAAAAAATACTGCCTGAATATTCTGTGATATCAGACTATATAAGACAAAGAAGGTATATTTTAAGGCATTAATTTTACCTTAAAGCAGCACTTCTAGctttttatgtatgttttttttaaaactttatttataggGCGTGTCACAGTTGGCAGATCTGAAATGTGATGGTCACACCAATTATGAACATTCAACTTCAATTGAAGAATTCCAGAGTTGTATAGCCGGGGTACTTGAAGACCAGTTAATCGACAAGATCAATTCCAGTGTGAAGTTCAGCCTGATGTTTGACGAGAGCACCGATGTGTCTGTCCACCAGAACATGGTAATGTACATTAGGGTTCTTGAGTCTGATGAGTTTGGTTACACTTCCCCTGGTACTTACTTCTTTGGGATAGATAGCTTGTCTAGGGCAAACTCTGAATCAATATATACTAAGGTCATGGATATGTTGAAGGTCAAAGGTATAAGTTTGTCTAATCTCTGTGGTGTGAGCACAGATGGTGCAGCAGTTATGATTGGCCACAAGTCTGGTGTAGTTACAAGGTTAAAGAGAGAGGTACCCGGTGTTTTGGCCACACATTGCATTGCCCACAGGTTAGCGTTAAGTTGTTGTACTGGTGCTGATGCTATCCCTTACATGGTCAAAGTGCAAGAGGTCATCAACAGTGTTTACAAGTATTTTCACTATTCGCCTAAGAATATGGCCATGCTTGAAGCTGTTCAGTCTCTAACACCAGGTCAAAGTAAGAGGTTTAAGGAAGTATTTCATACCCGTTGGCTCAGTTTTGAAGGATCAGTGTCTGCCATGGTCACCAACTTCTCTAATTTGATTTCTGTCTTTCTTGAGGAGAATTCAGGAAAGGCACTGAGCCTACACAAGTCACTTACCTGCTTCAAGTTTTTGTATGTCGTGCACTTTCTTTTTGATGTGTTGAAACCCTTGGCAATCCTGTCAAAGATGTATCAGAAGCAGGACCTTGATTTCACAGAGGTTACTCCTTTGCTCAGGTCAACTATTGATTGTGTCAGTGACTTGCAGGTCAAGAAAAATGGTCAAAAGCTCACAGAATTTCTTGATCAGGTCCCTTCTGAGCCCCAAGTTGATGCTGATGGTCTGGTCACTTTCCAGTTCCAATGTCACACTATTAGGGACAGTTCTAAGCAGAGAGATGAGGCAGTCAAAGTTTGTGACCAGTTTGTAACTGGTCTGGTCAAAAGTTTAAATGTCCGGTTTTCTGATAATGAGGATGGTTCAGTTCTGACTGCTCTCAGTAATTTCTTTAATCCATTAGTCAGTAAAACCTGCAAAGGTACTGACATAGATGTGGTCAACGAATACCTTGCCACTGTTGGGGTGGAAGGTTGCAAGGATGAACTTTCATGCTTCCTCAATTTTGCCCATGCAAGCCATGACAATGGCAATAAATCAGTCAAATCCACTAGGGACATGGCAAATCTTGCACTAAGAAATAAAGATGTGTACCCAGCTGCTTCTGAGGCAGCTGGGAGGTTACTCGTGGCCCCTGTTTCCACTGTTGAATGTGAACGGGGGTTCAGCAAGCAAAACCTTATCAAAACTTGCTTGAGAAACTCTCTAGCAATGTCAGCTCTGAACAACCTGatgaggatttcaattgatgggccAGGTTTATCTGACTTTGACTTTGGATGTGCTTTTAAGAAATGGAAAACTCTGAAGACTAGGAGAATCTTAATGTAATATTCATGTTCTGGGAAtgcagcatacatgtatataacaatgTTGTGAGATAAACTGATTAACAGATTTTTATGGTATTAAATGTTGATAA
This is a stretch of genomic DNA from Mercenaria mercenaria strain notata chromosome 4, MADL_Memer_1, whole genome shotgun sequence. It encodes these proteins:
- the LOC128556357 gene encoding E3 SUMO-protein ligase KIAA1586-like, producing the protein MQVCRENSLAKSELAITTAMKNVYFAAEENLPNCMVPKLNKFLLYQGVSQLADLKCDGHTNYEHSTSIEEFQSCIAGVLEDQLIDKINSSVKFSLMFDESTDVSVHQNMVMYIRVLESDEFGYTSPGTYFFGIDSLSRANSESIYTKVMDMLKVKGISLSNLCGVSTDGAAVMIGHKSGVVTRLKREVPGVLATHCIAHRLALSCCTGADAIPYMVKVQEVINSVYKYFHYSPKNMAMLEAVQSLTPGQSKRFKEVFHTRWLSFEGSVSAMVTNFSNLISVFLEENSGKALSLHKSLTCFKFLYVVHFLFDVLKPLAILSKMYQKQDLDFTEVTPLLRSTIDCVSDLQVKKNGQKLTEFLDQVPSEPQVDADGLVTFQFQCHTIRDSSKQRDEAVKVCDQFVTGLVKSLNVRFSDNEDGSVLTALSNFFNPLVSKTCKGTDIDVVNEYLATVGVEGCKDELSCFLNFAHASHDNGNKSVKSTRDMANLALRNKDVYPAASEAAGRLLVAPVSTVECERGFSKQNLIKTCLRNSLAMSALNNLMRISIDGPGLSDFDFGCAFKKWKTLKTRRILM